One genomic region from Osmerus eperlanus chromosome 6, fOsmEpe2.1, whole genome shotgun sequence encodes:
- the LOC134021918 gene encoding histone H2B-like produces the protein MPEPAKSAPKKGSKKAVSKTATKGGKKRRKSRKESYAIYVYKVLKQVHPDTGISSKAMGIMNSFVNDIFERIAGESSRLAHYNKRSTITSREIQTAVRLLLPGELAKHAVSEGTKAVTKYTSSK, from the coding sequence ATGCCTGAGCCAGCAAAGTCCGCGCCCAAGAAGGGCTCCAAGAAAGCCGTTTCCAAGACTGCCACAAAGGGCGGGAAAAAGCGCAGAAAGTCCAGGAAAGAGAGCTACGCCATCTACGTGTACAAGGTACTGAAGCAGGTCCACCCCGACACCGGCATCTCCTCCAAGGCCATGGGAATCATGAATTCCTTCGTCAACGACATTTTCGAGCGTATCGCCGGAGAGTCGTCTCGTCTGGCTCACTACAACAAGCGATCAACCATCACCTCCAGGGAGATCCAGACCGCTGTCCGCCTTCTGCTCCCCGGTGAGTTGGCCAAGCACGCCGTGTCCGAGGGCACCAAGGCCGTGACCAAGTACACCAGCTCTAAGTAA
- the LOC134021919 gene encoding histone H1-like — protein sequence MAEVAPAPAPAKAHKKKAAAKPKKAGPSVGELIVKAVSASKERSGVSLAAVKKALAAGGYDVEKNNSRVKIAVKSLVTKGTLVQTKGTGASGSFKINKEAEAKAKKPVKKVAAPKVKKAVAKKPVAAKKPKKVAAKKPAAVKKPSAVKKSPKKAKKPAAAKKATKSPKKVKKTATPKKTVAKSPKKAAKPKAAKPKAAKAKKPAPKKK from the coding sequence ATGGCAGAAGTCGCTCCAGCTCCCGCTCCTGCAAAGGCACACAAGAAGAAGGCGGCAGCCAAGCCCAAGAAGGCTGGACCCAGCGTCGGCGAGTTGATCGTCAAGGCCGTGTCCGCTTCCAAAGAGAGAAGCGGCGTGTCCCTGGCAGCGGTCAAGAAAGCCCTGGCGGCCGGCGGCTACGATGTAGAGAAGAACAACTCCCGCGTCAAGATCGCAGTGAAGAGCCTCGTCACCAAAGGAACCTTGGTCCAGACCAAAGGGACGGGCGCTTCTGGCTCTTTTAAGATTAACAAGGAGGCGGAGGCCAAGGCAAAGAAGCCCGTTAAGAAGGTCGCCGCTCCGAAAGTCAAAAAGGCAGTCGCCAAGAAACCTGTTGCTGCCAAGAAGCCCAAGAAGGTCGCTGCGAAGAAGCCCGCAGCTGTCAAGAAGCCCTCAGCTGTCAAGAAGTCACCCAAGAAGGCTAAGAAGCCCGCGGCAGCCAAGAAGGCAACCAAGAGCCCCAAGAAGGTGAAGAAGACCGCAACACCCAAGAAAACAGTGGCCAAGAGTCCCAAGAAGGCAGCCAAGCCCAAAGCCGCCAAGCCCAAGGCAGCCAAGGCAAAGAAACCAGCGCCTAAGAAGAAGTAA
- the LOC134021944 gene encoding histone H2A — MSGRGKTGGKARAKAKTRSSRAGLQFPVGRVHRLLRKGNYAQRVGAGAPVYLAAVLEYLTAEILELAGNAARDNKKTRIIPRHLQLAVRNDEELNKLLGGVTIAQGGVLPNIQAVLLPKKTEKAVKAK; from the coding sequence ATGAGCGGAAGAGGCAAAACCGGAGGCAAAGCCAGGGCTAAGGCCAAGACCAGGTCATCCCGCGCCGGGCTCCAGTTCCCCGTGGGTCGTGTTCACAGGCTTCTCCGCAAGGGCAACTATGCGCAGCGTGTGGGAGCTGGCGCACCCGTCTACCTGGCCGCCGTGCTGGAGTACCTCACCGCTGAGATCCTGGAGTTGGCCGGCAACGCGGCTCGTGACAACAAGAAGACCCGTATCATCCCCCGTCACCTGCAGCTGGCCGTCCGCAacgacgaggaactcaacaaacTTCTCGGTGGCGTTACGATCGCTCAGGGTGGAGTGCTGCCCAACATCCAGGCGGTTCTTCTCCCCAAGAAGACCGAGAAGGCCGTTAAGGCCAAGTAA
- the LOC134021929 gene encoding uncharacterized protein LOC134021929 has translation MRSIADCQEILNVAKAEFLNIFKKLMDESDVSEGDKTSFRHYCETVMVLGHFQHPGAVEGMTVKEWKSRKHVGGRAVICIRHHRTLQIVTLALTLEEEAWLQAYYDKIRRGYLKDSCNKFFISSHGKPVHSVSQDVYRLHKSYKLQPATSNEIRRAAKTQAAAFMESQKEGVAHHMAHNSFLANQHYRMRLPKVLLARALTLESLIDTSETCPPPSKDNQPSEPTEKDFSSFITTFPVSTEGQPPGKRKRVTAGFPETSQYLQRQEHLLSKYIHQKPSVRKLDRQIKKQGWTANHPTPEEIRQMWKPASKLSIEGDAHTYKKTIQQNWKGLVIQDFGG, from the exons ATGCGCAGCATTGCAGATTGCCAGGAAATTTTGAACGTTGCAAAGGCAGAATTCCTGAACATCTTCAAGAAATTAATGGATGAATCCGATGTCTCTGAAGGTGATAAGACGTCATTCCGCCATTACTGTGAAACGGTCATGGTGTTGGGTCACTTTCAGCACCCAGGAGCTGTGGAGGGCATGACT GTGAAAGAGTGGAAGAGTAGAAAGCATGTTGGTGGCAGGGCTGTGATTTGCATCCGCCACCACAGAACACTACAGATCGTCACacttgccttgacactggaggAGGAAGCT TGGTTACAGGCGTACTATGATAAAATTCGCCGTGGATACCTCAAGGATAGTTGCAACAAGTTTTTCATTTCATCCCATGGCAAACCTGTTCACAGTGTCTCACAGGATGTCTATCGACTCCATAAAAG CTACAAACTCCAACCTGCCACTAGTAATGAGATCCGAAGGGCTGCCAAGACACAGGCAGCAGCATTTATGGAGAGCCAAAAG GAGGGTGTGGCACATCATATGGCCCATAACAGTTTTCTGGCCAACCAGCATTATCGAATGCGATTGCCAAAGGTTTTATTGGCCAGAGCTCTAACGCTGGAATCCTTGATTGA CACTTCAGAGACCTGCCCTCCACCAAGTAAGGACAACCAGCCTTCCGAGCCTACTGAAAAAGACTTTTCTAGCTTCATCACCACATTCCCAGTTTCCACAGAAGGCCAGCCACCAGGAAAAAGGAAGAGGGTCACTGCAGGGTTCCCAGAAACCTCCCAGTATCTCCAGAGACAGGAACATCTGCTGT CAAAATACATCCATCAGAAACCATCAGTCAGGAAATTGGATAGGCAGATTAAGAAGCAGGGGTGGACAGCCAACCATCCAACTCCAGAAGAGATCCGGCAGATGTGGAAACCAGCCTCCAAACTGTCCATTGAGGGTGATGCTCACACCTACAAGAAAACAATTCAGCAGAATTGGAAAGGCCTGGTCATCCAAGACTTTGGTGGATAG
- the LOC134022737 gene encoding uncharacterized protein LOC134022737, which yields MAAQAEKRSTDRMFVYCLRCQKPQYMLSKHLARVCMKSSTPQERASEVQKARDSTKNWTRTRIWDYNHICEMLPHLECRLALVIELLGKEHFIRNMPPETMAVHSASDDTSATATICVGTSPPSSPQGTDDRDLPSSDLDERTGEPSCVRGKMLKAGLYSKFPDNASLISDFKTYLTDSLSITNSQQEANNVSRFLRYLQPKGDEPNLDFLKKSKDTRDYLTKLRLTDMSAANILLYIDNMIRFVGFLKIKLDLGKEGAELQSMCQAYKDLLLSLRKPVAKACFHAVVTK from the exons ATGGCTGCACAAGCTGAGAAGAG GTCTACTGATCGCATGTTTGTGTACTGTCTGCGGTGCCAAAAGCCACAGTACATGTTGTCTAAACATCTGGCCAGGGTCTGTATGAAAAGCAGCACACCACAAGAAAGAGCGTCTGAGGTGCAGAAGGCCAGGGATTCCACCAAGAATTGGACCCGGACCAGGATTTGGGATTACAACCATATCTGTGAGATGCTACCCCACCTGGAATGTCGTTTAGCCCTGGTGATTGAGCTTCTTGGGAAGGAGCACTTCATCAGAAACATGCCCCCTGAGACCATGGCCGTACACTCTGCAAGTGACGACACCTCAGCAACTGCCACCATATGTGTtggcacctctcccccctcttcaccACAAGGGACTGATGACAGGGACTTGCCCTCTTCTGATCTggatgagaggacaggagaaccTTCCTG TGTGCGTGGTAAAATGCTAAAGGCGGGTCTATATTCAAAGTTTCCTGATAATGCCAGTCTCATTTCGGACTTCAAAACGTACCTCACGGACAGTCTCAGCATCACcaactctcaacaggag GCTAACAACGTGTCACGCTTCCTGCGCTATTTGCAGCCCAAGGGGGATGAGCCAAATCTGGACTTCCTCAAGAAGAGCAAAGATACACGAGATTACTTGACAAAACTACGACTGACAGACATGAGCGCAGCCAACATTCTGCTCTACATTGATAACATGATACGATTCGTAGGCTTCCTGAAGATAAAGCTTGATCTGGGAAAGGAAGGCGCAGAGCTCCAGTCCATGTGCCAAGCGTACAAGGACCTGCTGCTGTCACTGAGGAAGCCGGTTGCCAAGGCTTGTTTCCATGCAGTGGTCACCAAGTAA